The Fusarium poae strain DAOMC 252244 chromosome 2, whole genome shotgun sequence nucleotide sequence TGCAAGCTGTTCTGGCCTTTTTGATCTGGAGGTAGGAGGTCTCAGCCCAATGTTCAGCAACCAAAACATCTAATAATTGACCCCAATAGTGTGCCTGGTTGCTTTGGCATGTTCGGCCTCTCAGTTGGTGTCTCCAACATCGGCGACACTCTTCCCCGGGCTGTATACGCTCTCCTATCCGGTCTTAATGCCGCAACTGTTGGAGTCATCGCACTAGCAGCCGTTGAGCTTTCCAATAAAGCCATCACGGATCAAACCACCAGACTTGTTCTTTCCTTGACGGCTATGGCAGGAATGCTGTACAACGCGCTGTGGTATTTTCCGGTCATTATTGTTGCAGGTGGCTGCGGTACTGTCATCTACGACTACAAGTGGCTTCATCGTCCTGCGCGAGCTGTCAAGAATGCTTACCTGAGAGCTAGAAGAGGAAGGGTTGCCGAGACGGAGAACATCCAGGGTGCTGAGAATGGAGCCGGTAGCGACGATGGTATACACCTTCGCGATCAGGATACTACCGATTCGAGAGAGCCCGAAACTCGTGTCGTTCCGCAGGAATATCAGCTTGGCTTCTCATGGAAGTCCGGAAcagccatcatcgtcatttTCCTGGTTaccttcatcgtcgtcgtttcCCTTCGAGCAACCGTATCAGGCGCCCCCTTGTTATACAAGCTTTTTGCCAACCTCTACCTTGCTGGCACCATCATCTTTGGTGGTGGTCCCGTGGTGATTCCACTCCTCCGAGAATACGTGGTGGCTGAAGGATGGGTGAGCCCCCGCGACTTTCTAATCGGTCTCGCCATCGCTCAGTCCTTCCCTGGGCCGAACTTCAACTTTGCCGTATTTCTCGGTGGCCTTACGGCCGTTCAAGCGGGCTATCCTGCCATTGCGGGCGCGCTGATAGCATACCTTGGCATCTTCGTCCCAGGAATGGTTCTCGTGCACGGGACAATGGGAATCTGGGAGGTTCTAAGAAGCAAACCGTGGGTCAAGTCCGCTCTACGAGGAGTAAATGCAGGCGCTGTAGGACTTATATATACAGCTGTGTATAGAATCTGGCAGGTCGGATACATAGACGAAGGCTTCCAAGCGGGGAAGAGTCTGGCCGATGATCCATGGTGGGTTGTTGTCACAGCGACATCTTTCGTTGGCGCGCGGTACTTCAAGGTGCCGGTGCCTCTAGCAATTCTTCTCGGCGCTTGTATGGGACTTTTGAGATATGGGATCGTGACTGCTTAGACGACAGAGGGGAAGGAGGTAAATTGAGCTTTGACTACAATTGTAtgatttttatatatatataaactatgATCAAAAGGCAATATAAAAAGggcttatattaagctatgtaaatagtaataacttcttcctctactgACCCCCAGGCAGCTAGCTATTCATTAGATAGTCTAATAGATATAGCTacaaataagaaaataaaatagtatccTGAAGTAAAGGTCCTATATATAGAGACAAGTACTCCAGATACAGGTAGAAAATGCCTTGTTACATAGACTTAAATAGAGTAGACACAGGCAACAGGGGTCTTATCCTCAGTAGCACGGACAGTAATAGCCTGGCAGTTCTGGTTACCACCAGGGTTCTTGTTTCCAACATCAGCCCAGATACTGTAAGAGCCGCCAGCCTTCTTGCTGTTGGGGCACGCAATGAAGCCCTTGCCCCCGAAAGTGAGGTCTCCGTTCTTAGCAACCTTCCAGCCCTTTGTCTCGGCGTTCTTGGGAAGGTTGAAGCCCTTGTCTCCGTAGGTGGCGTAACCGAGCATGCCCTGGCCCATGCCTGAGCGGTCGACGTAGGCCACCTGAGGGTTCTTGCCAAAAGTGTAGAGGCTGAGTTCGCCAgatttgttgatgttgaatgTGACTTTGTTCTCGGTGACGCCTCGGTCACAAGCGGCGCCCTggttcttgaccttgagggCAAAGCGACCATTGGAAGCTTGGAGGGCAGCGTGGTCGATTTCCTTGTGGCCCTGGCGAAGTGCAACAGCGTTGTATTCTGTCACTTCAGCGGCAGAAGCCATGCCAGCGGCGAGGACGGTAGTGAAAAGTGTAGTGAAATGCATATTGGTAGTGTAGAAGTGATGCGACGAGTGAGGTAAATAGTTGGTCTAGTTGAAGTGGATTGTTGAAAGTGCGTGGAAGTTGTATGTTAATAATTCTAGTCTTATGGATATAGTCCCTATATATACCCATCTTCATGTCGATCTTCATGCCAAGTGCCGGTGTAACCGAAATATTATTTACcatctgatcaaagaatACGAGATGTTCTGATGGGTCTGACCGGGACTTGAGCACTTGGCTCGTATATGGACCAAGGAACCCTAGTTTAGTGTATTAGAACTTACCGTATCTCCAGATGAAATGCAGATCTAGGTAGTATATTTTATGGAAACTCTAGAAAACCTTGTAAAATTTCAACAAGGCACATGGATAGGTCATAACTAGTTTTAAATATGTATCTACTTGTTCAGTTTGTATTTGTACACCGAAACTCTTGGACCGTCCTGCAATAGAAATGCCGTCAACCCTTAGCACTGAAAGCACTGCGATGAATGGGTAGGCAAGCTGTCTCATTCCATCATGTGTGTGATAATCACTTCAATGGTTGACTGCTGAAAGACAATGTTCAAAAGTATCCGTAAGGTTGGGCAAATTAAACTCTGGAAGGTATCTCATATGCGTTGCGGACCACAGATAGCAAAGCCATTCTTGACTTTTTGCCGAACGATATAATCACCCAACATTTCCGGCAACTACTTATCCGGAAAGATTAGGTAAAGATCTCCGGTTAATTATATCCAGTTGGACCGGGACATTACTTTGTACCATAATGTATAACTGGAGTCTTGTACAGCATGATTACTCGCACACACCTCCATCCGACAACAATGTTTGACCGCAATTTTGTGAGGCCGGGACCTTTTGAAGGAATCACAGACGGTCAGCTCCGGAACTGCAAGGCGAAAGACACAACAGGGACAACAGTCAAGGTGATGGATGTAATGCATAAATGGACAGCAGTCTATTGGGATACGTTTGGCTCAACTTTGTGTTCCCACATTGAGATTTTAAACAGAAATACAGCATCAAGAGACTAAACCAAAGACCCAGAAAATCATTTATGAGAAGTAAAGAATTTTGATTGAATTGGATAGGCTCTCTGACTTCAAATGTGACGAAATACTTATCCAAGAGATTGGATTCTATCCAATTCGTAAAAAGAAGGCTCCTTATGGATCCTCTAGTAACTTCGAAAGCTATAAGTCAAAACTGCATCGCTTAAGTTTTAAGTGAGGCTTCAGAAGAAGTGACCAGGATGGGCCTCTGTCGAAGGTTTCCAGCCTCATCGTGCTCTTCATCCCATTGTGCAAGATCGGTATTGGGAACTCGGACCAAGCGGTGAGTGTTGGCTCCGTTGTCATCGACCTCGGTGATCTCGGTGCGAATAGTGTAACCTTTCCACTTGGGCAACAGAAACATCCAGACGGCGTAGTAAATTGCACACACAAGAACACTGACCGAGGTTAGTATCTGGCAACAAGCTGACAAAGGAACAAGCCACACTTACATTGCAATTCCAACAACACAGTATGTAGCATACCAGAAGCTGACATCACCAGCATACGGGCCACCCTTGGGAGGATACCAGGGCAtaacaagaacaaaaagcTGGATGAGGGTGTAGAATAAAACAGCGGGATGCCAGGCCTTAAAGTCTGATCGTCCAATACCTGCCTTAGTCCGTCTTCGGCGAAGGACATAAAGACCAGTAGCCATAGCAAACCGGAACATCGCATCAGGGTATGTTCCTAAACTGACAACTACAGGATATTAGCGATGATACGAGTAAAAGGAAGGTGGGCCATACCAAATGTGAATGCATCACCAGCTGGGGGTGCGACAATCATGATAAAGGTCAATACCCACTTGAGGAAATAAGGGCCAAGCGGTGTTCCAAAGGGTTTAGTAGAGACCCAAAAGTTGGTAAATGGTAGGACACCCTGACGTCCAATCTCGCGAAGCATCCGTGCGGAACCAACCAAGACAGCAAGAAGATTGCCAAAAGCACTCAGCAAAACGAGGAAGTTGAGTACATTAGCAGCTGCCTCACTACCGCCAAATAGTTtagagaagaagatggaggcGGCAGTCTCACTTGCTTCAGCGAATTCTTCCTTGGGCACGACGGCGAAGTAGGCAATATTGCAAAGCATGTATAAAACAGCAACGACTGTAAGAGAGATGGTGCCGTTTCGCTTAAGAGTGGGAATTGGGTTTTGGATTTCGTTGACAACGTTGAAGGCGTTATAGTATCCGGCGTAAGAGAACACGATACTGACCAAGGCACTGGCTAGATCGTTTCCATTAGGGGTGGCACCTTGGAAAGCATTTCTAA carries:
- a CDS encoding hypothetical protein (TransMembrane:9 (o86-110i122-143o163-189i265-291o297-318i330-351o363-389i401-421o458-477i)) is translated as MTVGGWEHTMRRAADDSLQTLKVNWHLGFTAFGGPPVHFKIFHDKFVKKLKWIDEQIYQELFSVSQALSGPASTKMLYCINLIHGGFLQAVLAFLIWSVPGCFGMFGLSVGVSNIGDTLPRAVYALLSGLNAATVGVIALAAVELSNKAITDQTTRLVLSLTAMAGMLYNALWYFPVIIVAGGCGTVIYDYKWLHRPARAVKNAYLRARRGRVAETENIQGAENGAGSDDGIHLRDQDTTDSREPETRVVPQEYQLGFSWKSGTAIIVIFLVTFIVVVSLRATVSGAPLLYKLFANLYLAGTIIFGGGPVVIPLLREYVVAEGWVSPRDFLIGLAIAQSFPGPNFNFAVFLGGLTAVQAGYPAIAGALIAYLGIFVPGMVLVHGTMGIWEVLRSKPWVKSALRGVNAGAVGLIYTAVYRIWQVGYIDEGFQAGKSLADDPWWVVVTATSFVGARYFKVPVPLAILLGACMGLLRYGIVTA
- a CDS encoding hypothetical protein (SECRETED:SignalP(1-18)), which translates into the protein MHFTTLFTTVLAAGMASAAEVTEYNAVALRQGHKEIDHAALQASNGRFALKVKNQGAACDRGVTENKVTFNINKSGELSLYTFGKNPQVAYVDRSGMGQGMLGYATYGDKGFNLPKNAETKGWKVAKNGDLTFGGKGFIACPNSKKAGGSYSIWADVGNKNPGGNQNCQAITVRATEDKTPVACVYSI
- a CDS encoding hypothetical protein (TransMembrane:11 (o68-88i100-122o154-176i188-206o212-236i301-320o351-375i396-416o422-448i469-486o498-524i)) is translated as MGFSNIFGSEKTAPAFLADPEASDSERSVIHDGDLAYTRVKGGNGSKPSYQEAVGAPVEAKSPLGYNVGWLTVIFLNVNMMVGTGIFSTPASILNRAGSVGLALIIWVIGFIMAASGFSVYLELASYFPNRSGSEVVYLEQAYPRPKHFFPVTFAVQSVILSFSSSNAVVLSKYLWRMTGEDPTEWQMRGVAIAAYTLAVIFVIAHNKYSLWLVNFIGALKILTLIFISIAGLVVLGGNVDSIPDPGHNFRNAFQGATPNGNDLASALVSIVFSYAGYYNAFNVVNEIQNPIPTLKRNGTISLTVVAVLYMLCNIAYFAVVPKEEFAEASETAASIFFSKLFGGSEAAANVLNFLVLLSAFGNLLAVLVGSARMLREIGRQGVLPFTNFWVSTKPFGTPLGPYFLKWVLTFIMIVAPPAGDAFTFVVSLGTYPDAMFRFAMATGLYVLRRRRTKAGIGRSDFKAWHPAVLFYTLIQLFVLVMPWYPPKGGPYAGDVSFWYATYCVVGIAIVLVCAIYYAVWMFLLPKWKGYTIRTEITEVDDNGANTHRLVRVPNTDLAQWDEEHDEAGNLRQRPILVTSSEASLKT